The Paraburkholderia sabiae genome includes a region encoding these proteins:
- a CDS encoding DUF1479 domain-containing protein, with translation MALKIDDLPGAIRQAKKELRAALPNYREVFAEVEAAISEEAKRIAAQRNRGEDVIPEIQFSDIAQRRVTAEQIALVKARGACVIRKVFPSELVQGWDEDIAHYVERNNLDKRLENRAEDKYFGQLASSKPQIYGVYWSKPQVLARQSASLTAARVFLNKLWRNESDGRVHFDPEHVPVYADRLRRRPPGSASLGLSAHCDGGSVERWIESNFRKVYRHVFSGNWRDYDPFDAAFRTDVEEIPSPAVCSMFRTFQGWTALTPQGPGDGTLQLVPVANSMVYILLRALQDDVADDDLCGAMPGRALSIKQDFHAPLFEALSSIPKMEAGDTVFWHSDVIHAVEDEHKGAGYSNVMYIASVPGCAKNDAYLKRQLPSFLKGESPPDFPTDHFEVDFTGRATADDLTALGQAQLGFDL, from the coding sequence ATGGCGCTGAAAATCGATGACCTTCCGGGCGCGATCCGGCAGGCAAAAAAGGAACTGCGCGCGGCGTTGCCGAATTACCGCGAAGTGTTTGCTGAAGTCGAAGCGGCCATCAGCGAAGAAGCGAAACGAATCGCGGCGCAGCGCAATCGCGGCGAAGATGTCATTCCCGAGATTCAGTTTTCCGACATCGCCCAACGGCGCGTCACCGCGGAACAGATCGCGCTCGTCAAGGCACGCGGCGCCTGTGTGATCCGCAAGGTCTTCCCCAGCGAACTCGTGCAAGGCTGGGACGAAGACATCGCTCACTATGTCGAGCGAAATAATCTGGACAAGCGCCTCGAAAACCGCGCCGAAGACAAATACTTCGGCCAACTGGCTTCGAGCAAGCCGCAGATCTACGGCGTGTACTGGTCGAAGCCGCAAGTGCTGGCCCGCCAGTCGGCGTCGCTGACGGCGGCGCGTGTGTTCCTCAACAAGCTCTGGCGCAACGAAAGCGACGGACGCGTTCATTTCGATCCGGAGCATGTGCCTGTTTATGCCGACCGTCTGCGTCGGCGGCCGCCGGGTTCGGCGTCGCTGGGTTTGTCGGCGCATTGCGATGGCGGATCGGTCGAGCGCTGGATCGAAAGCAATTTCCGCAAGGTGTATCGCCACGTGTTTTCCGGCAACTGGCGCGACTACGATCCATTCGACGCCGCCTTCCGAACCGACGTCGAAGAGATCCCGTCACCCGCTGTCTGCTCGATGTTCCGCACCTTCCAGGGCTGGACGGCACTGACGCCGCAGGGACCCGGCGACGGCACGCTGCAACTCGTTCCTGTCGCGAACTCGATGGTGTACATCCTGCTGCGCGCACTGCAGGACGATGTTGCCGACGACGACCTGTGCGGCGCGATGCCGGGCCGCGCGCTCTCGATCAAACAGGATTTTCATGCGCCGCTGTTCGAAGCGTTGTCGTCGATTCCGAAGATGGAAGCGGGCGATACCGTCTTCTGGCACAGCGACGTGATCCATGCCGTCGAAGACGAACATAAAGGCGCGGGTTACAGCAACGTGATGTACATCGCCTCGGTGCCGGGTTGCGCGAAAAACGATGCCTATTTGAAGCGTCAATTGCCGAGCTTCCTCAAAGGCGAAAGCCCGCCTGACTTCCCGACCGACCATTTCGAAGTCGATTTCACCGGCCGCGCAACGGCCGACGACCTGACCGCGCTTGGTCAAGCGCAACTCGGGTTTGATCTGTAG
- a CDS encoding helix-turn-helix domain-containing protein, with protein sequence MKPAYEHVEFGEDCSVRVYHRRLPRIPFEWHHHPEYELTLTMNSHGKRYIGDSVNDYEAEDLVLVPPDLPHTWASNRSIDPSSPQVAIVIWFDGDWARRMADCCREYEPLRKLLRRAACGLAFEPPAGEWMRGRLEQLLSNVARERLSAALDVLCTLAEAPGQPLASPSAFNQTSTGPSGHEPERINRVLSMIDARFAEPLRLSELCAAASLSERTLTRYFVQHIGESVGRYIARVRIGHACRMLADTSLPVAVIAARSGFANVANFNRQFKAAKQTTPAEFRRHFLAAGLPDQHETARLTERSPSLQGKQRSSREKRGQANAVRSYLDQ encoded by the coding sequence ATGAAACCAGCCTACGAACACGTCGAGTTCGGAGAGGATTGTTCGGTCCGGGTTTACCATCGGCGGCTTCCGCGCATCCCGTTCGAATGGCATCACCATCCCGAGTACGAACTGACGCTGACGATGAACAGTCACGGCAAGCGCTACATCGGCGACTCGGTCAACGACTACGAAGCCGAAGATCTCGTCCTCGTGCCGCCGGACCTGCCGCATACGTGGGCATCGAACCGGTCGATCGATCCGTCGTCGCCGCAGGTCGCGATCGTCATATGGTTCGACGGCGACTGGGCGCGACGTATGGCGGATTGCTGCCGTGAATATGAACCGCTGCGCAAGCTGTTGCGCCGCGCCGCGTGCGGGCTCGCATTCGAGCCGCCTGCCGGCGAGTGGATGCGGGGCCGTCTGGAGCAATTGCTGTCGAATGTGGCGCGCGAACGCCTCAGCGCGGCACTCGACGTTCTATGCACGCTCGCCGAGGCGCCCGGCCAGCCGCTCGCCTCGCCGAGCGCCTTCAATCAGACGAGCACGGGCCCGTCCGGTCACGAGCCTGAACGGATCAACCGCGTGCTGTCGATGATCGACGCGCGTTTCGCGGAGCCGCTGCGCCTATCGGAACTCTGCGCGGCGGCCAGCCTGTCGGAGCGCACACTCACGCGTTATTTCGTGCAGCATATCGGCGAAAGCGTGGGGCGCTATATCGCCCGCGTCCGCATCGGGCACGCGTGCCGGATGCTGGCCGACACGTCCTTGCCCGTTGCCGTCATCGCTGCCCGCTCGGGTTTTGCGAACGTCGCCAATTTCAACCGGCAGTTCAAGGCCGCCAAGCAAACGACACCCGCGGAATTCCGGCGACACTTCCTCGCCGCCGGTTTGCCGGATCAGCATGAGACGGCTCGCCTGACCGAACGATCTCCGTCGCTTCAAGGAAAACAAAGATCGTCGCGCGAAAAGCGCGGCCAGGCAAACGCCGTTCGATCATACCTCGATCAGTAG
- a CDS encoding MBL fold metallo-hydrolase, with the protein MNETTRNVQPVTARLGKEGSGELVSSRYAVRVGDVDVVLISDGILPLPTSTMSTNVSEADRNDWFDGRFLQRDMFDWALNIALVRSGDRLILIDSGVGDGFEYFTRAGQSVMRLETAGIDLAAITDIVITHMHMDHVGGLNVDGVRAKLRPDVRIHVAAAEVEFWKNPDFSKTVMPETVPPALRKAAAKFVELYGENIVQFDQTVEVAAGVSARVTGGHTPGHCVVDVASKGEKLTFVGDAIFEVGFDHPDWQNGFEHEPEVAVDVRIALLNEAAETGAMLAAAHVAFPSIGHIAKNGEAFRFVPVQWDY; encoded by the coding sequence ATGAACGAAACAACCCGCAATGTGCAGCCGGTGACTGCCCGCCTCGGCAAGGAAGGTTCAGGCGAACTCGTGTCTTCCCGCTACGCCGTGCGCGTGGGCGATGTCGACGTGGTGCTGATCAGCGACGGCATTCTGCCGCTGCCGACTTCCACGATGTCCACCAATGTGAGCGAAGCGGACCGTAACGACTGGTTCGATGGCCGCTTCCTGCAGCGCGACATGTTCGACTGGGCGTTGAATATCGCGCTCGTGCGCAGCGGCGACCGCCTGATCCTGATCGACTCGGGCGTGGGCGACGGTTTCGAATACTTCACGCGCGCCGGTCAATCGGTGATGCGTCTGGAAACGGCCGGCATCGACCTGGCTGCGATCACCGATATCGTGATCACGCATATGCACATGGATCACGTCGGCGGGCTGAACGTCGACGGCGTCAGGGCGAAGTTGCGCCCCGACGTGCGCATTCACGTGGCCGCCGCGGAAGTGGAGTTCTGGAAGAATCCGGACTTCAGCAAGACCGTGATGCCCGAAACGGTGCCGCCCGCGCTTCGCAAGGCCGCGGCAAAGTTCGTCGAACTCTACGGCGAAAACATCGTGCAGTTCGACCAGACCGTGGAAGTCGCAGCGGGCGTGTCGGCGCGCGTGACGGGCGGACACACGCCGGGGCACTGCGTCGTGGACGTGGCATCGAAGGGCGAGAAGCTGACGTTCGTCGGCGATGCGATCTTCGAAGTCGGCTTCGACCATCCCGATTGGCAAAACGGCTTCGAGCACGAACCCGAAGTGGCCGTCGACGTGCGTATCGCGCTGCTCAACGAAGCGGCTGAAACGGGCGCTATGCTGGCCGCCGCGCATGTGGCGTTCCCGTCGATCGGGCACATTGCGAAGAACGGTGAAGCCTTCCGTTTCGTGCCGGTTCAATGGGACTACTGA
- a CDS encoding SDR family NAD(P)-dependent oxidoreductase, with translation MDLKLRGKVAVLTGASVGIGLAVAEGFAAEGVNLVLAARQRERLEQVSADIAARHGVRVVPVACDVATKEGVDALVDAANQQFDGADILFNNAGTGSNETIMDAPDEKWQAYWELHVMAAVRLARGLVPSMKRRGGGAILHNASICAAQPLGYEPIYNVTKAALMMFSKNLANEVVKDNIRVNTINPGLVLTPDWIKTAKELTQDTGGDWEGHLQQVADEFAPIRRFATPAELADFIVFLCSERASYSVGSTYFVDGGMLRTV, from the coding sequence ATGGATCTGAAACTGCGTGGCAAGGTCGCGGTGCTGACGGGCGCGAGCGTCGGCATTGGACTGGCGGTTGCGGAAGGGTTCGCTGCCGAAGGCGTGAATCTCGTGCTGGCAGCGCGTCAGCGGGAACGGCTCGAACAGGTCTCGGCGGACATCGCTGCGCGTCATGGCGTGCGTGTCGTTCCTGTTGCGTGCGACGTGGCGACGAAAGAGGGCGTGGACGCGCTGGTCGATGCCGCGAACCAGCAGTTCGACGGCGCCGACATCCTGTTCAACAACGCGGGAACGGGCAGCAACGAGACCATCATGGATGCGCCCGACGAGAAGTGGCAGGCGTACTGGGAACTGCATGTGATGGCGGCTGTGCGGCTTGCACGCGGACTCGTGCCGTCGATGAAGCGGCGCGGCGGCGGAGCGATCCTGCACAACGCGTCGATCTGCGCGGCGCAGCCGCTCGGTTACGAGCCGATCTACAACGTCACCAAAGCCGCGCTGATGATGTTCTCGAAGAATCTCGCGAACGAAGTGGTCAAGGACAACATCCGTGTGAACACGATCAATCCCGGCCTCGTGCTCACGCCCGACTGGATCAAGACTGCGAAAGAACTGACGCAGGACACGGGCGGCGATTGGGAAGGTCATCTGCAACAGGTGGCCGACGAGTTCGCGCCGATCAGGCGCTTCGCGACGCCAGCGGAACTGGCGGATTTCATCGTGTTTCTCTGCTCGGAGCGCGCGAGCTACAGCGTTGGCTCGACTTACTTTGTCGACGGCGGGATGTTGCGAACGGTTTGA
- a CDS encoding TRAP transporter large permease: protein MTQLFIGAGMFGGLLAVLSVGVPIAFALLFIALVSLFVTGGGWDALSLIPSTYWGSVATFTLTSVPMFMFMGAIVSASGMGARLYSALATILDGVPGGLAVATTLACGVMAAVSGSSVATAAAIGGFAVSEMRRHGLPAGQACGSVAAGGTLGILLPPSIPLIVYSVIAEQSIGRLFIATLVPGAIMALAFGLFQMTLALRRKSRGDVRTRPLAPLKARIVALKDIGPFALLILIILGSLYRGLATPQEAASLGIIASLILAGVVYRELSWRKFREILINAAQSSVMILAVISSAIVFGYVMTTSQVASSLTQLVAGAHVAPWVLFVSINLLLIFLGCFMETIAIIVVTMPVLVPVVQAYHWDLIWFGVVIVINMEMALIHPPVGLNLFVVQSVAPDVPLRRIVLGTLPYVFIMAGVLALIGIFPQLTMLIPGAR, encoded by the coding sequence GTGACACAGCTTTTCATCGGCGCCGGCATGTTCGGCGGATTGCTGGCTGTGTTGTCGGTGGGCGTGCCGATCGCGTTCGCGCTGCTGTTCATCGCGCTGGTGTCGCTGTTCGTGACGGGCGGCGGCTGGGACGCGTTGAGCCTGATTCCGAGCACCTACTGGGGATCGGTGGCGACGTTCACGCTGACGTCCGTGCCGATGTTCATGTTCATGGGCGCGATCGTGTCCGCGTCCGGCATGGGCGCGCGCCTCTATAGCGCGCTCGCGACGATACTCGACGGCGTGCCGGGCGGACTCGCCGTCGCGACGACGCTCGCGTGCGGCGTGATGGCGGCCGTGTCGGGTTCGAGCGTCGCGACGGCGGCGGCGATCGGCGGATTCGCCGTGTCCGAGATGCGGCGTCACGGCTTGCCCGCGGGACAGGCGTGCGGCTCGGTGGCAGCGGGCGGAACGCTCGGCATCCTGCTGCCGCCGAGTATCCCGCTCATCGTCTATAGCGTGATCGCCGAGCAGTCGATCGGCCGGTTGTTCATTGCCACGCTGGTACCGGGCGCGATCATGGCGCTGGCGTTCGGCCTCTTTCAGATGACGCTCGCGCTGCGCCGCAAGTCGCGCGGCGACGTGCGGACCCGGCCGCTCGCGCCGCTCAAGGCGCGTATCGTCGCGTTGAAGGATATCGGGCCGTTCGCGCTTCTCATCCTGATCATTCTCGGCTCGCTGTATCGCGGACTGGCGACACCGCAGGAAGCGGCATCGCTCGGCATCATCGCGAGCCTGATACTCGCGGGCGTCGTCTATCGCGAACTGAGCTGGCGCAAATTCCGCGAGATTCTCATCAACGCCGCGCAAAGCAGCGTGATGATTCTGGCCGTCATTTCATCGGCGATCGTGTTCGGCTATGTGATGACAACAAGCCAGGTCGCGTCGTCGTTGACGCAACTCGTCGCGGGCGCGCACGTTGCGCCGTGGGTGCTGTTCGTCAGCATCAACCTGTTGCTGATTTTTCTCGGCTGCTTCATGGAGACGATCGCGATCATCGTCGTAACGATGCCCGTGCTCGTCCCCGTCGTGCAGGCTTATCACTGGGACCTGATCTGGTTCGGCGTCGTCATCGTGATCAACATGGAGATGGCGCTGATTCATCCGCCTGTCGGGCTCAACCTCTTTGTCGTGCAAAGCGTCGCGCCTGATGTGCCGCTGCGGCGTATCGTGCTCGGCACACTGCCGTATGTGTTCATCATGGCGGGCGTGCTGGCGCTGATCGGCATTTTCCCGCAACTGACCATGCTGATTCCCGGCGCGAGGTGA
- a CDS encoding TRAP transporter small permease — MRGPLDRVVHLLDVFCRGVALSAGVAVIATVAVISYGVLAREVLHLSDVWVTEVTTYLMAYMTFVGTAALAWQSRHLKIDVLGHHLGEGGKRVLAAFSTLVMSAVAVVIAALAVQFWWDAYTSGERSWGMFSLPLWIPYLCLVIGALLLTLVQLVRLATILFARREASHDLSIDELALGRDK; from the coding sequence ATGCGAGGGCCGCTCGATCGGGTCGTGCATCTGCTCGACGTGTTTTGCCGGGGCGTCGCGCTGTCGGCGGGCGTTGCGGTGATCGCGACGGTCGCAGTGATTTCATACGGCGTGCTGGCGCGCGAGGTATTGCATCTGTCGGACGTGTGGGTGACGGAAGTCACGACCTACCTGATGGCGTACATGACCTTCGTCGGCACGGCGGCGCTCGCGTGGCAATCGCGGCATCTGAAGATCGACGTGCTCGGTCATCATCTCGGCGAAGGCGGCAAGCGCGTGCTGGCGGCTTTCTCGACGCTCGTGATGTCGGCCGTTGCCGTGGTCATCGCGGCGCTTGCCGTGCAGTTCTGGTGGGACGCCTATACGAGCGGCGAGCGTTCATGGGGCATGTTCTCGTTGCCGCTGTGGATTCCGTATCTGTGCCTTGTAATCGGTGCGCTGCTGCTGACGCTCGTTCAACTCGTGCGGCTCGCGACGATTCTCTTCGCGCGCCGCGAGGCCTCGCATGATCTGTCCATCGACGAACTCGCGCTCGGGAGAGACAAGTGA
- the dctP gene encoding TRAP transporter substrate-binding protein DctP produces the protein MKRLGNWLTTLFAASACALAALPAAHADDTITLKMAHQWPDDPNDYVVQTGKKFAQEVMQRSGGKIHIDIFPAESLVKALNMHTALRSGSVDLAIYPYIYAAGAIPQMNLILLPGLWKTPDDVYRFRTSAPWRELEAKMEAYGFKTLCWIQISGGMASKGKPVNVPADLQKAKVRGAGKMMEAALQSAGASTVSMASSETYNAMQLGLLDGLWTSSGTFGSYRLYEVAKYYDSPEQYSIYYTIEPIAISMKTWNKLTPAQQKIMTDVGQSLEQSAFEGAKADDRRVAQLFASHGVQIHKMTLDEWTQWQKLFQQVSFTKFRNEVPDGARLLDQSVAIYK, from the coding sequence ATGAAACGGCTTGGAAATTGGCTGACGACGCTGTTCGCGGCGTCGGCGTGTGCGCTCGCGGCGCTGCCTGCCGCGCATGCCGACGACACGATCACGCTGAAAATGGCGCACCAGTGGCCCGACGATCCGAACGACTACGTGGTGCAGACGGGCAAGAAGTTCGCGCAGGAAGTGATGCAGCGCTCGGGCGGCAAGATTCATATCGACATCTTTCCGGCCGAGTCGCTGGTGAAGGCGCTCAACATGCACACCGCGTTGCGCAGCGGCAGCGTCGATCTGGCCATTTATCCGTACATCTACGCGGCGGGCGCGATTCCGCAGATGAACCTGATCCTGTTGCCGGGCCTGTGGAAGACGCCCGATGACGTCTACCGCTTCCGCACGTCCGCGCCGTGGCGCGAACTCGAAGCGAAGATGGAGGCATACGGCTTCAAGACCTTGTGCTGGATCCAGATATCGGGCGGCATGGCGTCGAAGGGAAAACCCGTCAACGTCCCCGCCGATCTCCAGAAAGCGAAGGTGCGCGGCGCGGGCAAGATGATGGAAGCCGCGTTGCAGAGCGCGGGCGCGAGCACGGTGTCGATGGCGTCGTCGGAAACGTATAACGCGATGCAACTGGGTCTGCTCGACGGCTTGTGGACATCGTCGGGGACATTCGGCTCCTATCGTCTTTACGAAGTGGCGAAGTACTACGATTCGCCCGAGCAGTACAGCATCTATTACACGATCGAGCCGATCGCGATCAGCATGAAGACGTGGAACAAGCTGACGCCCGCGCAACAGAAGATCATGACGGATGTCGGCCAGAGCCTCGAACAGAGCGCATTCGAAGGCGCAAAAGCCGACGACCGACGCGTCGCGCAACTCTTCGCGAGCCACGGCGTGCAGATCCACAAGATGACGCTCGACGAGTGGACTCAATGGCAGAAGCTGTTCCAGCAGGTCAGTTTCACGAAGTTCCGCAACGAAGTGCCCGACGGCGCGCGGCTGCTCGATCAGAGCGTCGCGATCTACAAGTAG
- a CDS encoding GTP-binding protein produces MSDASETASVVGIGRRQLARDLSKIARASVAESLQLLREAGTVPARRIGFTGPPGAGKSTLIGRVAKARAARDESIAIIAIDPSSPATSGALLGDRVRMDAVLADTDVFIRSLPSGWSADGLSDNLADVLAAVEADGFGEILLESVGVGQVENGARALVDTLVLALGPQSGDQIQAMKAGVLETADIVVVNKCDLPGAERMAQDIRNVLERNRANGRRVAPVLLTRANDEASIGQLSNAIDEHTQWRAAHLDVARVAETRKRFHVRSLLTRRVAELIDALPDDAPTASVAELYAHIAKQISGSG; encoded by the coding sequence ATGAGCGACGCGTCAGAGACGGCGTCTGTCGTGGGCATCGGGCGTCGGCAGCTTGCACGCGATCTGTCGAAGATCGCGCGCGCGAGTGTCGCCGAGTCGTTGCAACTTCTGCGCGAAGCGGGCACGGTGCCCGCGCGTCGCATCGGCTTCACGGGGCCGCCGGGCGCGGGCAAGAGCACGCTGATCGGCCGCGTCGCGAAAGCGCGGGCGGCGCGCGACGAGTCGATCGCGATCATTGCGATCGACCCAAGTAGCCCGGCGACGTCGGGTGCGTTGCTCGGCGACCGCGTTCGCATGGATGCCGTGCTCGCCGACACCGATGTGTTCATCCGTTCGCTGCCGAGCGGCTGGTCCGCCGACGGTCTCTCGGACAACCTCGCGGACGTGCTCGCCGCTGTCGAAGCCGACGGCTTCGGCGAAATCCTGCTGGAATCGGTCGGCGTAGGGCAAGTCGAGAACGGTGCGCGCGCGCTCGTCGATACGCTCGTGCTGGCGCTCGGCCCGCAATCGGGCGATCAGATTCAGGCGATGAAAGCGGGTGTGCTGGAGACGGCCGATATCGTCGTCGTCAACAAATGCGATCTGCCGGGTGCCGAGCGGATGGCGCAGGACATCCGCAACGTGCTCGAACGCAATCGCGCGAACGGACGGCGCGTTGCGCCTGTGCTGCTGACGCGCGCGAACGATGAAGCGTCGATCGGCCAACTGTCGAACGCAATCGATGAACACACGCAATGGCGCGCGGCGCATCTCGACGTCGCACGCGTCGCGGAGACGCGCAAGCGCTTTCACGTGCGCAGCCTGCTTACACGCCGCGTGGCGGAACTGATCGACGCGTTGCCTGACGATGCGCCCACCGCGTCGGTGGCAGAACTCTATGCGCATATCGCTAAACAGATAAGCGGTTCGGGATGA
- a CDS encoding CaiB/BaiF CoA transferase family protein: MNAPGFAAPDESRKRATRGPLDGIRVIEIGHMLMGPYCGMLLADLGAEVIKIEPPEGDIGRSISPHAIGPHNAYFASLNRNKQSVVLDLASDPGKQALAAMVRDAHALVTNLRPSAIRKLGLTYDKLREHNERIVCVALTGFGLDSPHAELPAYDYVIQALTGIMHLTGDPDGPPTKAGFSAVDNSTGIMGAVGLLAKIVEGRGGQVDVAMFDVMVSQLNYVAGAVLNGGEQPARHALSSHPYIVPAQLFKTRDDWLMIFITHDNFWRIFTQRVGHPEWITQPEFATMAARRAHRATVIDALSAMFASETTQHWLDLLASSGVVVSRLASIAEALDSAQAQARGLVVEIESEAGPLKVVGNPIHIDGAHTRYGVPPLLGEHTAAWCGEVST, from the coding sequence ATGAACGCCCCCGGATTCGCCGCGCCCGATGAATCAAGGAAGCGCGCGACCCGTGGACCGCTCGACGGCATTCGCGTGATCGAGATCGGGCACATGCTGATGGGCCCGTACTGCGGCATGCTGCTCGCCGATCTTGGCGCCGAGGTCATCAAGATCGAGCCGCCGGAGGGCGACATCGGGCGCTCGATCAGCCCGCATGCGATCGGTCCGCACAATGCGTATTTCGCGAGCCTGAACCGCAACAAGCAGAGCGTCGTGCTCGACCTTGCAAGCGACCCCGGCAAGCAGGCGCTCGCGGCGATGGTGCGCGACGCGCATGCGTTGGTGACGAACCTGCGGCCGTCCGCGATCCGCAAGCTCGGTCTGACGTACGACAAGCTGCGTGAGCATAACGAGCGGATCGTCTGCGTTGCGTTGACGGGTTTCGGCCTCGACAGTCCGCACGCGGAACTGCCTGCCTACGACTACGTGATTCAGGCGCTCACGGGCATCATGCATCTGACGGGCGATCCCGACGGTCCGCCGACGAAGGCGGGCTTTTCCGCCGTCGACAACTCGACGGGCATCATGGGCGCCGTCGGGCTGCTCGCGAAGATCGTCGAAGGACGCGGCGGTCAGGTCGACGTCGCGATGTTCGACGTGATGGTCTCGCAGCTGAACTACGTCGCGGGCGCCGTGCTCAACGGCGGCGAGCAGCCGGCGCGACATGCGCTGTCGTCGCATCCGTATATCGTGCCCGCGCAGCTGTTCAAGACGCGCGACGACTGGCTGATGATCTTCATCACGCACGACAACTTCTGGCGCATCTTCACGCAGCGCGTCGGACATCCCGAGTGGATCACGCAACCCGAGTTCGCGACGATGGCCGCACGCCGCGCGCATCGCGCGACGGTGATCGACGCGCTGTCAGCGATGTTCGCGAGCGAGACCACGCAGCATTGGCTCGACTTGCTGGCGTCGTCGGGCGTGGTGGTGTCGCGGCTCGCGTCGATTGCCGAAGCACTCGACAGCGCGCAGGCGCAGGCGCGGGGGCTCGTCGTGGAGATCGAGTCGGAAGCGGGGCCGCTGAAGGTGGTCGGCAACCCGATTCATATCGACGGCGCGCATACGCGCTATGGCGTGCCGCCGCTGCTCGGCGAACATACGGCGGCGTGGTGCGGCGAGGTGTCGACATGA
- a CDS encoding cobalamin B12-binding domain-containing protein: protein MNSTSSSSAAPSRNVHAPLKGKRILVAKPGLDGHDIGAKVIALAFRDAGASVIYTGLRKSPEYIARIAVDEDVDAVGLSILSGSHNELVARTVALLADQGAGEIPVFVGGTIPADDRAAFLKAGIRGVFTSDMPLDDVIDAVAKVLG from the coding sequence ATGAACAGCACGAGCAGCAGTTCCGCCGCGCCTTCCCGCAACGTGCATGCGCCGCTCAAGGGCAAGCGCATTCTCGTCGCGAAGCCGGGGCTCGACGGACACGATATCGGCGCGAAGGTGATCGCGCTGGCGTTCCGCGATGCCGGCGCGAGCGTGATCTACACGGGCCTGCGCAAGAGCCCGGAATACATCGCGCGGATCGCCGTCGATGAAGACGTCGATGCCGTCGGCCTGTCGATCCTCTCCGGCAGCCACAACGAACTCGTCGCGCGCACGGTCGCGTTGCTCGCGGATCAGGGCGCGGGCGAGATTCCCGTGTTCGTCGGCGGCACGATTCCCGCCGACGATCGCGCGGCGTTCCTGAAAGCGGGCATTCGCGGCGTGTTCACGAGCGACATGCCGCTCGACGATGTGATCGACGCCGTCGCGAAGGTGCTGGGATGA